A single Apodemus sylvaticus chromosome 20, mApoSyl1.1, whole genome shotgun sequence DNA region contains:
- the LOC127671301 gene encoding 60S ribosomal protein L36-like, producing the protein MASSESSRQGPARYPMVLGLNKGHGVTKNICKPRHSRCLGALTKHTKFAGDMIREVCSFTPYEQRVLQVPKDRRALEFIRKRVGTHIRAKRKQEELSNGLAAMWKVAAEKDG; encoded by the coding sequence ATGGCTTCCTCAGAGAGCAGCAGGCAAGGCCCTGCGCGCTACCCAATGGTCTTGGGCCTCAACAAGGGCCACGGGGTGACGAAGAACATCTGCAAGCCAAGACACAGCAGGTGCCTCGGGGCCCTCACCAAGCACACCAAGTTCGCAGGAGACATGATCCGGGAGGTGTGCAGCTTCACACCCTACGAGCAGCGCGTGCTCCAAGTGCCCAAGGACAGGCGAGCACTCGAGTTCATCAGGAAGAGGGTAGGCACGCACATCCGGGCCAAGAgaaagcaggaggagctgagcaaTGGGCTGGCAGCCATGTGGAAGGTGGCGGCTGAGAAGGATGGATGA